CCACACAACCCACTGACACTGCAAGCAGTATTTCTGCTATCAGAGGCATGGTGCCCGAGTCCTGAACCGAACGCACGTCCACCTGGATTCGCCTGGACTGAccctgaggatgaggaggaggagcaagacACAGACGTTCAGAAAATATTTAGAATCTGGCTTTTCAGCTGAGGTTTGCTAGTTCCGCCTGCTGCGATCCGGTTGACTGTGGTTGCGTTAGGGCTTTCCCTCTACCTGGCGAAGCTGGAAGATTCCCCCGGTCCGCACATCTCTAGCAGGAACCACTTCCACTGGGACAAAGTCTCCGTTCTCGTTTATCTCCAGGATTTGAAGCCACAGCTCCAGGCGACGGGTCACCTCGCTCCacctacaaaaacaaacatcatcagCACATCTGGGCAACACCAGCGCATCGGATTTTCATCAGTCACTGCAGAGCAAAGGGAAAGCAAAGACTGTCTACCTGTCTCGTAGTGTGCGCGTCTTGGCCTGGATGATGCTGAGGTCCCACAGGGCGGGGTTTCTTCCTGCATCAGCCTGTCTGTGTCCAAATACCTCGATGGCTACTGCCCCTTCAGTCAGGTATTCTATGAAATCCTCCGACACCGACACTGCCACCTCCTACAGGACCAAAGAAAGATCAGTCTTACACCAACAACTCATAACTCACCAGTACCCCCACACcacctttttatataaataatggcTTTCCATCTCCCTATGTGTCAGTTTAATACAATAACCATTGTTGTCGtccccatcctccctcccaTTCTTCACCTTGCAGCTGTCAAACACCACCATGCAGTGTGGGTCCTTGGTGCTGGGCTCCGAGGACCCTGGGTCTACTTCAGGAGCCACGATGATGGGCTCAGGCTGGTCCCAGAATGAATACTGACAGAAGACGAAGTTGGACAGGTACTGGGGAAGACCAGTGGCCTGCAGGATCTTAATCTGTAGAGAAGACACGGgtcaaaagtcattttaaaacaacaaaatgctcGTTCAGTTAAGTCAATGCCTTGCTGAATAAGCAACATGAAGGTAgaatttattgcaggactgtgCAGGTCCTCCTGGAAGGATTTGAAACTACGGTCTGAATACCACAGATAGTGAACTTCTCTCTGATGATCCGTCTGTCTTACCATGCAGACCAGTTTGCGATCCTGCACTTCAGTGTCTTGGTTGTTGTCGGGTTCATCTCCTCCGGCCATGTTGTCCTCTAATCCCCCTCCAACCCTCACCACCTCCACATGAAGACGCCCTGCCACCTGATCACAGGAGAAGAGatggaaaaacattaaataacaacTTAACCATAGCTTACATTTAAGACATTCATTATACGCCAAGTCTGGAGACTCTCTCTCCCATGCTCTGATTCCTTATTGATTCCCTTCTTCATGACAAAGAGATGGAGGAATTTAATTTGATAGCCAACAGGCCTGTGTCTACCTACCTCCCCCTTCTGGTTGATGATGGGAACAGCGTACTGCAGCTTGACATCATAGAAGAGACAGGAAAGGAAGACGTTTGCAACGCCGATCAGGCTGTGGTTTTCCTGTTCGTCAAAGAACGGGTCTGCTCGACGGAAATACGAGCGCATCACCTGAACACAGAATAAAGAAGAATGTAGAATACAACAGAGGAGAACCTTGTTTTACTGAAATGTCTTAGCATATCTTAACCACACGTAGAACTCAGCAGTGCTTTTCGTTTATGATTCCATAAGCTCATGTCCTCATTTCTCACTACATAATTAATACAGTTGTTTACTGTGTCCTCACTTGTAATCGTGTACTTCTGCGTAAAGACAGTTATGTCCTGGGTTATTGTTAGGCTTCACAATGCAAATTTGTCAAGTTAACTCACagggttgtcatggtgatggaTCTGGTAGTCCTGCCACTCTTGGTAGAGCTCCCTCATGTCAACCAGACGgttctccatcttctccaaACTCCAGATCTGCTTCCCCCGACACCGACGTCGAACCTGAATCGCTGGTTCACTGAGCACTGCATCcctctatacacacacacacacacgcacacacacacacacacacacacacacacacacacacacacacgcacacgcacacacacgcacacacacacacacacacacacacacacacagatgtatttTGAGAATTGTCTGTGCCAAAAACAGATGATGGGAGACTCTGCATGTGTGATAGctacatgcttgtgtgtgtgtgtgtgtgtgtgtgtgtgtgtgtgtgtgtgtgtgtgtgtgtgtgtgtgtgtgtgtgtgtgtgaccttgcGGTTTGCGTTGAGATTGTCTGACGGGATCTGCAGAGTGACTCTGTACTCTGTGTGTCGCTCCAGCTCCTCAGAAATGAAACAGGCTTCTTGCACCAGGAGGTTTGCTCTCACTATCTGCTCCCTCAACCGCCGCAGACTCCTGACCAACACCGCCTCCCTGAAGGGGGATCGGAGGTGGCAGtaaagaagaggagacagaggcgAGGGGGAGGGAATACAAGGAGGTGGTGTTTAGTATATCCAAAtgaaatttttaaaaaaaattcttaaaaaGTCTCTAATTCAGTGTGCTCACTCTAACCTGTCTTCATTCCACTGCCTCAGTCTGCTCTGAGCGCTGGTTGAATGACTCATCCCTCCCATGCTGAGCCTCTCCAGGCTGCGGTAGTGGGACTGCTGTCCTGGACCCTGCTGGCCGGACGTTGGCCCTCCAGAGGGGCCGGTCGACAGGCGATCCGGGTTCAGCTTCTTGCGGAGCTGCTGGAGTTCCTGCTCGTACATTTGTCTCTGTCGCTCCAGAGCAGAGCGCTTCTCCTCCTCATGCTGCCTCTCCAGAGATTGCAGGACTGCTTGCATGGGGTCTAACGGGAAAAAACGTAGAGGAGTCAGAATAGACGGGAGACTTGGCTAACTAAAGCTCTGTCAATGCAGAATAGAGATATTGTATTTCCTTAACGCCTCCTTACCATTATTGCCCAGGGCCTTCATCATGACCTCTGTCTGGGCGAACTCGTAGGAGAAGCTGACTTCACTGGACACTTCGCTGGCTGTGTCACCGTCCGCATCCAGCTGCTCACTGCTGCCGCTGTTCTTCATCACGCCACCCTCACCCTCCTCGTCATCAGCTCCCCGGGAGCGCCGTTTAGGCAGGTTGATCCTGCAGGTAGGATGTTCAGTTAATTGACCATAATATTTGGTCTCGGTGGGTTGAGTTTCTATCAACTTAGCGATATGTTGTATATCTTTAAATGGTGCTATAGCTTCGATCCTTTCtgcagggagccagtgcagaaaCATTGCTAGGATGAATAGGCAAAATGTGAGATACCGTGTCAAATAAAttgagtaaatatttatattaaagaaaGTTATACGTACATATTTAAAGGAGGTGCACGTTATGTAAAATCGATTTTACAAAAACAGTCTGGTGCATACAGGCTGGGGAAACGAAAACCAAGCAACCAACCAAGCAACCAAGCAACCAACAACTAACCAGCCAACCAATCAAATCTTGAGATAATTTTCTCTGTTACCTGAAGAAGTGGTTGTTTCCCCAGAAGATTCGGTCGCCATGGTGAAGCTGCAGAGCACTGGTCACTGGAGAACCATTAACACATGTCCTATAACACAATACAAACAGCAATGACATGAGGATTTACTGTTTAAGACTGATGTCTCCAGTGTTGTCAAAAGAACCTCAAACCCTGGCTGTAGGTGCTTTTTCCCCCCAATACACACTCAGACTTTGGGGTCTGTGATGTTGGTGTTCCTTACCGAGCGTTGCGGTAGGGACTGAGGATGACTCCAGAATCCGCCATTATGTCGATGACACAGTGCTCGGCCTGGATGCCCATGCCACACAGCTGTATGTCCTGAGAGTCTGCCGAGCCCACTTTAGTGTGTTCCTGAGAAACAACGTTCGAGATATGACTAAAACGTTATCAGCAGAGTCCAACAATAAAATTAATATGGCAGAATCCTCCAGTAGACAGGAGTAAATCCTCCACACAACTTCATAACGCGCATCAATTTTTGTTAGAAATGCAATCACGGCCTGTCTTGATACATAACTTAATCTGTTCTGCTATAGCACATCAAACACCAGCACATTTATATCTTCTTGAAAGCTGTTTTGTGCTTTCAAATTTGGTATAACTGGTATAATTCCTGTCTTGAGGCCTCCCAACACACATAACACTGTTTTCCTAGAAAGGACCTACTCTCAGTCAGATAACAACTGACTCCTGCTCAGCCAGTTGGTTGTTGAAATGGAACTTCAGTTTCCATAACCCAAATAGCTTGCATGTGTGAAAATTTGAGTCGAGATGTAATATTTAAAAGGGTGAAGATGGAAAGTGAACTCAAATATAGTGATAATACTGTTTGGTATTCAGTGTGTACCTTCAGATAGTACACCAGCAGTTCGTTGAGGGCAGGATCGGCGTTAAGGTTCACAAGAAAACTCTTATCATCTCCAACTTTGATCCCTGAAGACTGGAGAGAAATACCCAGACTCTCCAACTGCTTCTGGCGCTCctgcaaaaaacacattgaaaaatcCCATTCACACATTGTAAAATCCAATATCTAAAATTCTTGCTGAGGATTAaccaaatgtagtggttatGTCTTGTAGCCAAATATGTTTggtttaataacaatatactCACAACTCTTGTGTGACTTACCTGTGCAACCTCCTCAGTTTTGCGAAGCTTCTCCTCCCACGTGATGGTCATCTCTTGAATCAACTTCTCTGACTCTTCCAGACGGTCTTTTAGCTCTGGAGCCTTCAAagactggagagaaaaaaacaaacatcagatgAGGTTATGGTTAAGCAGAGATTCCTATATGCTGATTTCTAAGATTTTTAAGATCTCCCACCTCTGCCTGAGTCAGTTGCACTCGCAGTTTCTCTACTTCCTCTCTGAGTTCCCTGATGATGCGAGCGTTGGGGTCCTCGTTGACAACCGCGTGGTTAACAATGCTCTTCGCTCGGTCCGCATAGCGCAGCGTCGACAGCGTCTCCTCATAGTTGTCTGCTGCTGGACTTATGGTTGCAACCATTGCCGTGCGACTGTTGCCACCCAGACAGTCCTGGAGAAtgaggagacaagagagagacacaaagagagacacagagagaaattatAAGACGATGAAAAACATGCACTTGATagtcaaaaaagagaaaatgtttcctGCCTATTATGGACATGGAAATCTTGTATGTACCTTCAGCAGCCATGTCAGAACAGAGTCTCTGTAAGGAACAaacttgttcttgttcttggcGTTTCCCTGTTCAGCTAGCGCCGAGATCACAAGGCCCAGCGTGGTGAGAGacctaaaaaaacacacaaaaacactcggGTCAAGTTCTTCTCATGTCATTTCATGCATCTGTTCAATGGTTGATATCgctgtgtccctgtgtgttgGGATTACCTAACAGCAAGCTAGTTTTAGGGTTTTTCCAGACACATTCACTTAGTATTATTCTATGGTTTAACTGAAAGTAAAGTTGCTGTGGTTGGGTACCACCAAAAAAAGAATCTAACCGCAAattacaaaactaaaataaagcaGCATATGATAACAATCTGTGGTTATGACAAAAGGTCTTGCGAAAGAAGGCAACCCAGGCAGGGCAAAACATCTGGAAGAAAATTTATGGGGTAGAGACTTGACAAACAGCCTGATGTGAAAGAACCCAATcgtgggtttgtgtgtttttgttgaactGCTCTTGCGTACTTGTTGATGTTGCTTCCCTCCTTGAGTCGTTCCCCCGCTGCTCCAGTCTTTGCTGCTCGCTCGCTTCCAGCCAAGTCCACCAGACTCAACCGGCTCACCTTCTCCCCGCTCGTctgcagacaaagagagacagagactgaTTATCGTACCATTCTCTACAGTATATTCAGCTGTTAAACTGACACCTtgcatactttttttattaaaacattaatgcCGCCCCCCTACTTTccattagaaaagaaaaatggtttTGCGGATGATTGTTTCGATTTTTCTGTCAACGTTTTTGTCCAAACGAGAATTTGCCTCGCTGGACAATTCTGCGCAGATCTGCCCTTGCCAAAACTGGCAGTATTGAACATTAGGCAATACTTCCTCAATGAATCATCCCTGTCAGagaactttctttttgttttgtagcaaAATGCATCATGCAGTCTCAGTAGGCTGGATGGATGTGTAGCTTCAACAGTGGCCTTTAAGCATGACACGGGTTGATTTTCATTACCGTCCACTGCAAAATCAAAACCAGCGTAGGTTCTGTTCTAGGACATAAATAACTTGGCTCTGCGATATAGGACATGAGGGAGAGCAGAACTGTACATCCATATGAGGTCTGACGGGATGGCTCATTAATCACCAACTAGGCACTACATCAAGACAACCGCTCTGGGGTTTTCAGCAGCTTTCAACTGAGCATCACTCTGATTTGCCAGCATGATAGCAAAAGACAACTCAGGAATAAACAACAAGGTGTTTGGCTTTATCAGAAAGCTCCCCTCGACATTTTTGCTCTCGCCTGGCTGGATGCTTTTGTCATCTCTTGTTCAGAGGACCTTCTCTATGCTTTCTCCTATTCCTGTGATTCTACCAGCGATTCCAAAGTGTTCTGCTAGACTTTGGTTTCTCATCTTTCAGTCTCTTGTTGACAGGTTCCTTCGGTTTCTGCTCACGGGCTGCTGAAGGTGAGGATATCACATTGCCATCTATACTGGGACAGATCCACTCCTGACCAAGCGTGACAGGTCAGTAGCTGACAGGGCTGAATGTTAACACCTGACCTTTACCTGACTGCTGCACAGCAGAGCTTCTGTGAAGTACAAGCCTTCACATAGCCATTGTTTATGTCTATGTCGACTGAGAACCGTCTGTAAAATATGTCTAGTGTTAAAGCTTCATCCGCTAGTTGTCTATATAATAAGACTCCGAATGGAAAGAGTTTTCCCATCAACGTCAGATATAAAAGGAGGTTCCTGACACTGCCCAGGTCCTGTGATATTTCCCTTCTTGTTGAGGAAACAGGTTGACTCCTACACACTTTATGTTCCTCCATTAAATCATCTGGATTCCACACTGCTTCTGCTATCTTCTTCAGTGGTGTGACCTTTGTAACAATAAACTGACTGAaaacatatgttttaaaaaataaaaaagtgccTAATCACCCTCTTTGCGAATGATCACAATAAGAATCATTGTGGTGCTTAAGAAATTaaagttgaaaaagaaaaaacaatgactaAAGTTAGTCATGAGTACAGAACAAGAGACTGTACGACACACAAACTTCATTTCGTTGCATACTAGTGTGTGTTTGACcgtacattttttgtttggttttggggTTTCCATTGAATTGTGAATACAAAAGAAATTTGAAAGGTTGATGGTAAAAACATCCCCAAGAAAAAGTTATTGCACAgctaaattcacatttaaatgtcaggCAAATCCAAAACCTGAATCCTGAAAAGACCTGCTCTTAAGACTAACTGATAAAGATCAGCAACTGCACTGGTACAGATCAGCCTCAGACCAGCACTGCTTCAAATACCCCctagagaaaataaattattaaacaagCAAGAGATTTTTATCTGGGACACTGAGcaaataaaatccaaaaatagacattttttttcatttctaaaaataGAGACTGTGACTGTAAATAACTATTGGAGAGCCAGATAGAAGGGAGGAGAAGCTGGTGACTgtgaacagcagcaggaagctaCAACTTGGAGAAATTCAATAATCACAGCTCCTTATTGCGATGGATTCTAACGTACAGTGCCAGGTCCTGTTACATGTTACTTTGAAATAATTACCAGTAAACCACTTTCTTTTCAATGTGCATGTCTCTACAGATTTATTAATTGCGTTCAGCATGCAGAAACTCTTTGTCCCATTCAATTCATAACGTCTAGATGCCtgaataaatggaaataaaaggagGAAATACCAGCCACTGAAGAATTTTCCTTTCTTAACAAGGGATTCATGTAACCATTGGAGCTGATACATGGGTCAGTAACCATGCCAGCAGGCAGGACATACAGCCTGTCAGCACAGAACAAGTGTCAGGGCATTAATACACGCTACATGTGTTAAACAATCTACTAGATGacttcagggggaaaaaaacattcctttttTAACAATGATCTTTACTCAACTAAGTCATCAAAGCTTCAGATTCAGCAGAGCACAGAACGAAACAGTAAACAACTGAGAGCTGGCAGCAAACAGGACCAAAGTTCAATCTGACTGAACTTTGAGTCTTTGGTTGACAAGTCTGAGCAGGACATGCTACTGAAAGGAAATCCTGTGATGAGCACCAGAATGACTCATCCAATGAGTTCGCTACCAGTCATCGGTAGCTTTTAGATTTTAAAACCCGTCTCTTCATCACCGTTTCTCCTACTGGCTGAGCCATCAGGGGGCACAGATGAGCTCCGATGCTGTGATCATTAAACAGAAGATGGTCTGCATAGAATTAAAGCTTAACTGAACACTACATCCAGTAATTTCAGTCAAATGTACAACAGTTTCAAGAATGCAACCAATAATCATGTTCATTACCGATTAATCTAGTAATGATttcattgattaattaattaattcttaAGCCAATAATaagtcagaaaatagtgaataaTGCACATCACAAGTTCTTGAAGTTACTTGTTTTGTCCGATGAACAATACAAAACCCccaaatacttaaaatatatttaattctgTAAcatacaaaaactgaaaaaagcaaCTAATCCTACATTGTGAGAAGCTGGAACATGAGCAgttttgcttgataaataatCTTAACGATTAATTGATTTTCAAAAAAGttgccatttatttttctgaggATTGACTAATTGGTGGTCTGAAAAACTTTATAAATATGTATCCTTGCTTTccatatatataaattaagaaATGGGTAAACGACAAGCTAAGATatccattttgttgttttcattcacaCTCTGTGCATGCATCTAGAAAACACTCTGGGGCTTCCATACCGGTGAGATGATACTGTAGCTACTGTCTCTTTCTGCACATGAAACGTTGTTGTCTGAGGACCAGCTGTTGTTATGAAGCACTTAAGAAATGTTGGTATTTTTGCATACTCTTCAAAGCAATgcgtgtggtttttttttgtcaaatgcttgtgttctttgttttcttcttccacACTTTGAACACAGGTCGAACATCCCTTATAACTAATGAGCACCACGAAGCAACACAAAGTGTAACATAAAAGCATCATACTAAATACTAACAAAACAACCGTGTAAATAAGAAATCTAATTAATAATCAGAACATATCTCAAATTGCACAGACATGAGCTGACATCTGGTCTAGTGCAGCTTGTATTGGACAAAGTGGAGTCCCTCTGTTAGAATGCAAAGTCATTTGAAAATTtctttccaatttttttttgtatgtagaATAAGGagcccaaaaaaataaaaccataaaaacaataaagaattgACTCATCCAGACACAGGACGTGATTCACTGACTAATCAGTCTACGTATTAGCCGTTTGCTTTTTGAAGCTACTGACTGACTGACCAACCCAGTGGCTGACTGGGTGCGCCGTGAAAACAGAGCAGGCTGTATCAGCTGACAAACTGAAAGTCATTCCTTTGAATTATTAACAGGATTCGCTGGTGGTATGTTTAACTGGAAATAAGAGCAATGAGCAGGAGAGCCGAAATGGGTCAGTGAGGATGGAGAATTAGTCATTAGTCTCTTTTCCCAGAGTGCCCGGTCAGACAGCTGAGCTGACATCATCCTGTTTTGTAACTACCTTTCCCCCCGTTGGCGGCAGGGGGGGTGATTGATCTACACCAGACACTGTTTGCCCAGTCAAGTGTACACAATTacgcatacatacatacattctgTTCTGgcacagaataaaaaatgtctggaATATGTTGACAGATATtataaatcacagaaaaacactaCCACATCCAAGATGTAGCAGAAAGATTCCGAGGcaacagaaggagagagggaacgGCTGATGATGTTCAAACTAGGATAAGCTTATAGTGCACTAGTCGAGGAGTGGATGGGACACATTGAAAAAGGATGGACTTCTTCTGGATACCGTTGCAACTTCTGCACTAAAAACAGTAAGCCAGTGACTGCTGAGTCCCTGCCCCGTGTGTGTTATATCTTACCCCGGACTTCAagtctttcagtgtgtgtgtgaggatgatgTTGAAGACGGCGTGCGATCGACTGCTCTCCTCATTCATGTTGGTGGCGGCGACGGTCCGAGACTTATTCCCCTCTGACATCAGAGACTCTATGTCCTGGCAGAGCAACAGAACTCAAACAGTAAATacatgaataattaaacaataataattcatattttaagactgtGAGGAATATTAAACAGCACATTTGGTGAGATAATGCCTTTTAAGACTGTGAGGAATATTAAACAGCACATTTGGTGAGATTCAATGCCTGTTTACTTATTTAGTGACTGCTTCAATTGATGAAGAGTTTGAGTCTGAAGGCaaaatataaactgaaaaatgttattaattctGATATTTTTATACTAGCCTCTTTCCAGTGTGATGGTAAGCCAGTTTCAAAGCAAACTACTACCATCAGTGAGCAACGCTGTTACAAatctttaaagtttaaagatcAAAGTTAGAAGGAATGCAGTAGTAGGATGCGTTGCACACATCGGTGTCTGCTGGACACTGACACGCTGGTCAGAGTGGCAGCCAGGATGCAACACAGCAGTAGACGTGAATTAGCTTGTCAATAAACCATCAAACGATTCTTTAAAATGCTTAAATCTAAGATAAATATTTTTACCTTGTAGCAGGCCACAGCAAGTCGAGACAGGCCGTCCACGTAGGGACCCAAAACTTTATGTTCCCTCACCCTCAGAGTTTGTCTTCCCctggacagaaaataaaag
This region of Anoplopoma fimbria isolate UVic2021 breed Golden Eagle Sablefish chromosome 2, Afim_UVic_2022, whole genome shotgun sequence genomic DNA includes:
- the kif13ba gene encoding LOW QUALITY PROTEIN: kinesin-like protein KIF13B (The sequence of the model RefSeq protein was modified relative to this genomic sequence to represent the inferred CDS: inserted 1 base in 1 codon); amino-acid sequence: MGEPSLDDSNVKVAVRVRPMNRREKDLNTKCIVEMEKNQTILHPGGANHGKGDSRSQPKVFAYDYCFWSMDETDKERFAGQEVVFQCLGESLLHNAFQGYNACIFAYGQTGSGKSYTMMGSGDQPGLIPRLCSALFDRTQMEQREQESFTVEVSYMEIYNEKVRDLLDPKGGRQTLRVREHKVLGPYVDGLSRLAVACYKDIESLMSEGNKSRTVAATNMNEESSRSHAVFNIILTHTLKDLKSGTSGEKVSRLSLVDLAGSERAAKTGAAGERLKEGSNINKSLTTLGLVISALAEQGNAKNKNKFVPYRDSVLTWLLKDCLGGNSRTAMVATISPAADNYEETLSTLRYADRAKSIVNHAVVNEDPNARIIRELREEVEKLRVQLTQAESLKAPELKDRLEESEKLIQEMTITWEEKLRKTEEVAQERQKQLESLGISLQSSGIKVGDDKSFLVNLNADPALNELLVYYLKEHTKVGSADSQDIQLCGMGIQAEHCVIDIMADSGVILSPYRNARTCVNGSPVTSALQLHHGDRIFWGNNHFFRINLPKRRSRGADDEEGEGGVMKNSGSSEQLDADGDTASEVSSEVSFSYEFAQTEVMMKALGNNDPMQAVLQSLERQHEEEKRSALERQRQMYEQELQQLRKKLNPDRLSTGPSGGPTSGQQGPGQQSHYRSLERLSMGGMSHSTSAQSRLRQWNEDREAVLVRSLRRLREQIVRANLLVQEACFISEELERHTEYRVTLQIPSDNLNANRKRDAVLSEPAIQVRRRCRGKQIWSLEKMENRLVDMRELYQEWQDYQIHHHDNPVMRSYFRRADPFFDEQENHSLIGVANVFLSCLFYDVKLQYAVPIINQKGEVAGRLHVEVVRVGGGLEDNMAGGDEPDNNQDTEVQDRKLVCMIKILQATGLPQYLSNFVFCQYSFWDQPEPIIVAPEVDPGSSEPSTKDPHCMVVFDSCKEVAVSVSEDFIEYLTEGAVAIEVFGHRQADAGRNPALWDLSIIQAKTRTLRDRWSEVTRRLELWLQILEINENGDFVPVEVVPARDVRTGGIFQLRQGQSRRIQVDVRSVQDSGTMPLIAEILLAVSVGCVEIQNTAADLEGDEMDSYQERDLERLRRQWLAALTKRQEYLDQHLQSLVSKAEKTEDDMEREAQLLEWRLTLTEERNAVMVPSAGSGIPGAPAEWVPLPGMETHTPVLFLNLKPDDLSSQEQFEVPEAGGWDATLIGEDEDDFFDLQIVKHYDGEVKAEASWDSTVHECPQLSRGGAWLEHRVYLTVRVVVQLSHPADMQLVLRKRICVNVNPGRQGFAHNFLKRMSTRSTIPGCGVTFEVVSNIPGDAPGSEDREMLANLAASAHNSQSADEEAAIEKYLRSVLSLENILTLDRLRQEVAVKEQLTSRGKSNRRSISSPSVHRLSGSRQDLSTSCLEDKGRWESQQDIFMPSQFYRTLPRPASSPSTYSTSPNSSPTPFGMSPPQNQEPEQGRSGLAASYLSVKALVPQMPKLLKSLFPARDEKKELRPSPQNQQHVPRIMTSGGDDNRVKAETTAVLRPPAKDRRAEFPEVPPLPVHDPHDITPLSPLSQSSSGYFSSSVSTVTLSDVLQPSSSSTSLLAAESALPTNPQQQGADRNDVVTSPSQCGTKMAAVAPPASHSSANHNNVAAENSFSEHKLVNSGGGGGGEGGGGFERLEILMDDDERSHDDVLPDWLTEGAYVTVGSNKAGTVRYVGMTQFADGVWVGVELDTPIGKNDGSVGGHRYFHCKPGYGVLVRPDRLSCRDRTSXRTGDFPAPAHVPVLRGEAIVSRRGENRKSWSS